In the Palaeococcus pacificus DY20341 genome, one interval contains:
- a CDS encoding methyltransferase family protein: MLFYIGLGIVVLLSIYCWFGIKKAYEKGKTLPLRVSIAIWISDTVHFLLVLSASRQGIWPLSINKTVALVIGVVMGGVGLFIMLVGMLEFHSFKKMSGMDTSKLIITGIYRYSRNPQYTGWFLALLGISIAGRSLLALLLTIALIIGIHLYNVKLEEPYLERIFGEEYLKYKESTSRYFGIPTRRNK; encoded by the coding sequence GTGTTGTTCTACATTGGTTTGGGGATTGTTGTGCTCTTGAGCATCTACTGTTGGTTTGGGATAAAGAAAGCTTATGAAAAAGGAAAGACTTTGCCTCTTCGTGTTTCAATTGCGATATGGATATCGGACACGGTTCACTTCCTATTAGTGCTCTCAGCATCGAGACAAGGCATTTGGCCATTATCCATTAACAAGACAGTCGCTTTGGTGATTGGGGTGGTCATGGGTGGCGTTGGACTTTTCATAATGCTGGTGGGAATGCTTGAATTTCACTCATTCAAGAAGATGTCGGGAATGGACACTTCAAAGCTCATAATCACTGGAATCTACAGGTACAGCAGAAATCCGCAGTATACTGGATGGTTTTTAGCGCTCTTGGGGATATCAATTGCAGGACGCTCACTCCTCGCACTTTTGCTCACGATAGCACTTATTATCGGGATTCACTTGTATAACGTTAAGCTTGAGGAGCCGTATCTTGAGCGTATCTTCGGTGAGGAGTATTTGAAATACAAAGAGAGCACCTCGAGGTATTTTGGAATACCCACAAGAAGGAATAAATGA
- a CDS encoding signal recognition particle protein Srp19 — translation MKKFVIWPNEIDARLSKKYGRQVSKTSAVSTPKLKEIVDAIRYIDAKIIEIDENKLNPRLSGLDEEFKIRGMIKVESRYGKSETLRLIAEKIKEFRKPKKRR, via the coding sequence ATGAAGAAGTTTGTGATTTGGCCAAATGAGATTGATGCTAGGTTATCAAAAAAGTATGGCAGGCAAGTTTCAAAAACTTCAGCTGTTAGCACTCCAAAACTCAAAGAAATCGTGGATGCTATCAGATACATTGACGCTAAGATAATCGAGATTGACGAAAATAAGCTAAACCCCAGACTTTCAGGCCTTGATGAGGAGTTTAAGATAAGAGGAATGATAAAAGTCGAGAGCAGATATGGAAAATCAGAGACATTAAGACTAATAGCCGAAAAGATTAAGGAATTTAGAAAACCCAAGAAGAGAAGGTAA
- a CDS encoding ABC transporter permease — MQDEYRKGILDRLADAVVSCLGSFINLFKKDWKKKNKSKMEEWRLMLYALNRSPPGLIGLALVLIFIFLGVFGPRLAPWPYNYFPLFENGTAYLASPGTQIYLPQQGTSMTFSLGADHYGRDLLSLLLAGARTSFVISIIVIVLGVPLGIILGLTAGYYGGKVDELVMRITDMFLAFPALILAIALSAVLPERLQAFISSHAHLQGFVLWLFALDVREAGNLGRLLSVILAMIIVWWPAYARITRGSTLTEKENLYVEAARAIGLSSWTIMFKHILPNIIGPILVYITLDFGGVVLMEAGLSFLGLGATPPIADWGRIVYDGAQFFPKAWWLIVYPGFMVTLVALGWNLLGDTLRDILDPKTRRSIEFKVKKTKQMEEKEGESNA, encoded by the coding sequence ATGCAAGATGAGTATAGGAAAGGAATTTTAGATAGGCTTGCAGATGCAGTGGTTAGTTGTTTAGGCTCATTTATCAACTTGTTTAAAAAAGACTGGAAGAAGAAAAACAAGTCCAAAATGGAAGAGTGGCGCTTAATGCTCTATGCCTTAAACCGCTCTCCTCCAGGACTCATAGGATTAGCTTTGGTATTGATATTCATCTTCTTAGGCGTATTTGGTCCAAGGTTAGCTCCATGGCCATACAACTACTTCCCACTATTCGAAAATGGAACCGCCTATTTAGCATCACCAGGAACCCAAATTTACCTCCCACAACAGGGAACATCAATGACATTCTCTCTAGGTGCTGACCACTATGGAAGAGACTTACTAAGCCTCCTATTGGCCGGAGCTAGAACATCATTTGTAATCTCAATAATAGTCATTGTTTTGGGTGTGCCTTTGGGAATCATCTTAGGATTAACAGCAGGCTACTATGGAGGAAAAGTCGATGAGCTCGTAATGCGTATTACAGACATGTTCTTGGCATTCCCCGCATTGATATTAGCAATTGCACTCTCCGCAGTTTTGCCCGAGAGATTGCAAGCGTTCATCTCAAGTCACGCTCACCTTCAAGGCTTTGTTCTTTGGCTGTTTGCATTAGATGTTAGAGAAGCTGGAAACCTCGGAAGATTGTTATCGGTAATTTTAGCGATGATTATAGTTTGGTGGCCCGCTTACGCAAGAATAACCAGAGGTTCAACCCTAACGGAAAAGGAAAATCTCTATGTTGAAGCTGCCAGGGCTATAGGTCTAAGCTCTTGGACGATAATGTTCAAGCACATCCTACCCAACATCATAGGCCCAATATTGGTTTACATCACCTTAGACTTCGGTGGTGTCGTTTTGATGGAAGCTGGATTGAGCTTCCTTGGACTAGGTGCTACTCCACCAATAGCAGACTGGGGTAGAATAGTTTACGATGGTGCGCAGTTCTTCCCAAAAGCATGGTGGTTGATCGTATACCCAGGATTCATGGTTACGCTCGTTGCATTGGGCTGGAACCTATTGGGTGACACGCTGAGGGACATTCTCGATCCAAAGACGAGAAGGAGCATAGAATTCAAAGTTAAGAAGACGAAGCAAATGGAAGAAAAGGAAGGTGAGAGCAATGCCTGA
- a CDS encoding ABC transporter substrate-binding protein, which translates to MKKPMLAILLIGLMAFAVVASGCIGGGGQTTTTSTPSETTQTETTAQKAIHKQVLYVINDDAIARINLFQTGTVDNVAIPPERINDVKGLEFQGYNSVVKTDILQPILTFIVFNTQREPFNNPKVREALAYAIPYDQIIQTVYSGNMERNWGPIPKPWPGYTEFGIEKYTYNLDKAKQMLQEAGIDPTQYKIELIYNAGNSAREKIMTFLQNVWSQLGFQVTVSSYEWPVYLGKVSKGDFDVYVVGWVPDYLDSDNWAGPFLYGATKFKELNVKVDATADDISSMMSEAEVIETDASVIVVGSKGSGASVSLPSGKKVIAISYVVDEENTPSIQELMEAGQGFGAINPAFFRDTNVDALVVAVRRETSPEVRTELFKALYIKGNKYVPEVIIGQNKQMRVYWDWVKGRYYHPTFAERYDLIWEDPNAPTVDIGIKDYKNDPNTYVIGTIGWPESFDPAMTYETFGWEIWHEIGDTLVTYWKEETEKVIPDLAVAWAHNEDGTEWYFVIRGGVKAYDPWNDKTYPIDATDVAFTFWRVQRLGHSVSWMVAEFMDVENSQALTEQEFEDVLKSGKIVAEYDGKSIEVKSMQDLLNLFGYSGETAGVYKLVMPAPYAPILGVVADPFLSVLPMEYLLGDKYEEALKASNNGKNPSAWEPYVQEGEEDPTHQLVHKYPVGTGPYYVKEYEENSYIVLELNPYYWNKDLWEKEYGYKP; encoded by the coding sequence ATGAAAAAACCAATGCTGGCTATATTGTTAATAGGCCTTATGGCCTTTGCAGTTGTTGCAAGTGGATGTATAGGTGGAGGAGGTCAAACTACAACAACTTCAACACCAAGCGAAACAACTCAAACAGAGACCACCGCTCAAAAAGCAATCCACAAGCAGGTTTTGTATGTAATCAACGATGATGCCATTGCAAGAATCAACTTGTTCCAAACAGGAACAGTTGATAACGTTGCAATTCCACCCGAGAGAATTAATGATGTTAAAGGATTAGAATTCCAAGGATACAACTCAGTAGTTAAAACTGACATATTGCAACCAATTTTGACATTTATCGTATTCAACACCCAAAGAGAGCCTTTCAATAACCCAAAAGTTAGGGAAGCCCTAGCCTACGCTATCCCCTACGATCAAATCATCCAAACTGTATATTCCGGCAATATGGAGAGGAACTGGGGTCCAATTCCAAAGCCATGGCCAGGCTACACAGAATTCGGAATTGAGAAGTACACCTATAACTTAGATAAAGCCAAGCAAATGCTCCAAGAAGCCGGAATAGACCCAACACAATACAAGATTGAGCTCATTTATAACGCTGGAAACTCAGCTCGTGAGAAGATCATGACATTCTTGCAAAACGTCTGGAGCCAACTCGGATTCCAAGTTACAGTATCAAGCTATGAGTGGCCAGTTTACTTAGGAAAGGTTAGCAAGGGTGACTTCGATGTTTATGTTGTTGGTTGGGTGCCAGACTATTTAGACTCAGACAACTGGGCAGGTCCATTCCTCTATGGAGCAACCAAGTTTAAGGAGCTCAACGTTAAGGTAGATGCAACCGCTGATGACATAAGCTCAATGATGAGTGAAGCTGAAGTCATTGAGACCGATGCAAGTGTTATCGTCGTTGGTTCAAAGGGAAGTGGCGCAAGCGTTAGCTTGCCAAGCGGAAAGAAAGTCATAGCTATAAGCTATGTTGTTGACGAAGAGAACACCCCATCAATTCAAGAGTTAATGGAAGCTGGCCAAGGCTTTGGTGCTATCAACCCAGCATTCTTCAGAGACACAAATGTCGATGCCTTAGTTGTCGCAGTTAGAAGAGAAACCTCTCCAGAAGTAAGAACTGAGCTCTTCAAGGCCCTCTACATCAAGGGCAACAAGTACGTTCCAGAGGTCATTATTGGACAAAACAAGCAAATGCGTGTCTACTGGGACTGGGTTAAGGGACGCTACTACCACCCAACATTTGCTGAGAGGTATGATCTCATCTGGGAAGATCCAAATGCACCAACAGTGGACATTGGTATTAAGGACTACAAGAACGATCCAAACACCTATGTTATAGGCACAATTGGATGGCCAGAGAGCTTTGACCCAGCAATGACCTATGAGACATTCGGATGGGAAATCTGGCATGAGATTGGCGACACACTAGTTACTTACTGGAAGGAGGAGACCGAAAAAGTAATACCAGACTTAGCTGTTGCTTGGGCACACAACGAGGACGGAACTGAGTGGTATTTCGTCATTAGAGGCGGCGTTAAGGCTTATGACCCATGGAACGACAAGACATACCCAATCGATGCAACAGATGTTGCCTTCACATTCTGGCGTGTCCAAAGATTGGGACACAGCGTCTCATGGATGGTAGCCGAGTTCATGGATGTTGAAAACTCACAAGCCCTAACAGAGCAAGAGTTTGAGGACGTATTGAAGAGTGGAAAGATAGTAGCTGAATACGATGGAAAGAGCATTGAAGTCAAATCAATGCAAGACTTGCTCAACCTCTTCGGCTACAGCGGAGAGACTGCAGGAGTCTATAAGCTCGTCATGCCAGCTCCATATGCTCCAATCCTCGGTGTTGTGGCTGATCCATTCCTCTCAGTGCTTCCAATGGAGTACCTCCTCGGAGACAAGTATGAGGAAGCACTAAAGGCTTCAAACAACGGTAAGAACCCAAGCGCCTGGGAGCCCTACGTCCAAGAGGGAGAAGAAGACCCAACACACCAATTAGTCCACAAGTATCCAGTCGGTACTGGTCCATACTATGTTAAAGAATACGAAGAGAACAGCTACATCGTCCTTGAATTGAACCCATACTACTGGAACAAAGACCTCTGGGAGAAGGAGTACGGCTACAAGCCTTGA
- a CDS encoding cupin domain-containing protein produces MPKESFFPDIITNLPKADIPIEGLHAYLFQGENQQILFMSFEKDVEIPEHSHEAQWGVILDGEIELTIDGRKYIFKKGDTYFIPKGVKHSAKIKKGYKDITLFNQKDRYKAKGTTQPRALYGKIVKKQDAKKREFKGVLFDVLAVGEKSMITKMHYKAGDHVPFHSHPNEQSGYVVSGRIRLRFGEYDEILEAGDSYSIPVGMEHSVDALEDSVVIDFFVPPREDYL; encoded by the coding sequence ATGCCAAAAGAGAGCTTCTTTCCGGATATAATTACAAATCTGCCAAAAGCGGATATTCCAATTGAAGGATTGCATGCGTACCTTTTTCAAGGTGAAAACCAACAAATCCTTTTTATGAGCTTTGAAAAGGATGTAGAAATTCCAGAACATTCGCATGAGGCACAGTGGGGCGTCATTTTGGATGGTGAAATCGAATTAACCATAGATGGCAGGAAATACATTTTCAAAAAAGGCGACACATATTTTATTCCCAAAGGCGTCAAGCACAGTGCGAAGATTAAGAAAGGCTACAAGGATATAACATTGTTCAACCAAAAGGATAGATATAAGGCAAAGGGGACTACACAACCGAGAGCGCTATATGGAAAGATAGTAAAAAAGCAGGATGCAAAAAAGAGGGAGTTTAAAGGAGTTTTGTTCGATGTGTTGGCTGTTGGTGAAAAATCGATGATTACAAAGATGCACTATAAGGCCGGCGACCACGTGCCATTTCACAGCCACCCTAATGAACAAAGCGGATATGTTGTTTCTGGAAGGATTCGATTGAGATTTGGTGAATATGATGAAATTCTCGAAGCGGGGGATAGCTATTCAATACCAGTGGGCATGGAGCATAGCGTTGACGCACTGGAAGACTCTGTAGTAATAGATTTCTTTGTTCCTCCTAGAGAGGACTATCTATGA
- a CDS encoding sulfide/dihydroorotate dehydrogenase-like FAD/NAD-binding protein, producing MYKILEKKEIAMRNIWYKVHAPHIAKKVKPGQFVIVRAFENGERIPLTPVMWDKEEGWIGLVVFTRGKTTLRINTELKEGDSFLNIAGPLGNPAPMEKFGKILAIGLYTGVVEVFPIAKAWQELGNEVHTLHVTFEPMVILKDELEKAVFKHTVETVSIDPNKSFPENMKNVTARAKEKVREMIENLKPDLVFMVGPVGDQKAIFEVVKEYNIPMEVDLHPIMVDGTGMCGACRVHINGEVKFACVDGPSFDAYTVNWDELIARSGYYRDLEMKAMQLYMEKLQAQGGAQ from the coding sequence GTGTATAAAATTTTGGAAAAAAAGGAAATTGCCATGAGAAACATCTGGTATAAGGTTCATGCACCCCATATTGCTAAAAAAGTTAAACCCGGCCAGTTCGTGATTGTTAGGGCCTTTGAAAACGGTGAAAGAATTCCTCTGACTCCTGTAATGTGGGACAAGGAGGAAGGATGGATAGGACTGGTAGTCTTTACGAGGGGTAAGACCACGCTTCGGATAAACACAGAGCTCAAAGAAGGGGACAGCTTCCTTAACATAGCAGGTCCCCTTGGAAATCCCGCCCCGATGGAAAAGTTTGGTAAAATATTGGCTATCGGACTCTACACGGGGGTAGTTGAGGTTTTCCCAATAGCTAAAGCTTGGCAGGAACTCGGCAATGAGGTCCACACTCTTCACGTCACATTTGAACCGATGGTGATACTAAAGGATGAGCTGGAGAAGGCCGTTTTTAAGCACACTGTTGAGACAGTTTCAATTGATCCAAACAAGAGCTTCCCTGAGAATATGAAAAATGTTACGGCTAGAGCAAAGGAGAAGGTCAGAGAGATGATTGAGAATCTAAAGCCAGATTTAGTTTTTATGGTAGGTCCGGTCGGTGACCAAAAGGCCATCTTTGAGGTCGTCAAAGAGTATAACATACCCATGGAAGTTGACCTGCATCCAATAATGGTTGATGGGACTGGAATGTGCGGTGCCTGTAGAGTTCACATCAACGGCGAGGTGAAGTTTGCATGTGTTGATGGGCCGAGCTTCGATGCCTATACCGTTAACTGGGACGAGCTCATCGCGAGAAGCGGCTATTATAGGGACCTCGAGATGAAAGCCATGCAGCTCTATATGGAGAAGCTTCAAGCCCAGGGAGGTGCTCAATGA
- a CDS encoding DUF257 family protein: MVPIRELFQKDVQMGDVLLIEYPSNYPIEDLVWGEIIPEIAESSLVLIDDFFGVGDLMFRNYVRKLSPSEYKRFFKIVKKIKVVKIGPGRASYGEIINEIPVSYDTHDFLNNYYMSINKVAKTQTKPLYFISIGISEYLYFGKEKALQTLLITRSYLPIEDWASIYLINKDMLGKEAVALLEELASWVVDISGEEEFKVNLKKKI; this comes from the coding sequence ATGGTCCCTATTAGAGAGCTGTTTCAAAAGGATGTTCAAATGGGTGATGTATTGCTTATTGAATATCCAAGTAACTATCCTATAGAGGATTTAGTTTGGGGAGAGATTATCCCCGAAATTGCGGAGAGTAGTTTAGTTCTGATTGATGACTTTTTTGGAGTAGGGGACCTAATGTTTAGAAATTATGTGAGGAAATTATCTCCTTCTGAGTACAAACGCTTCTTTAAAATAGTCAAAAAAATAAAAGTTGTAAAGATCGGGCCTGGAAGGGCAAGCTATGGGGAGATTATAAACGAGATACCGGTGAGTTATGATACTCATGACTTCCTGAACAATTATTACATGTCCATAAATAAAGTGGCTAAGACTCAAACAAAGCCCCTATACTTTATTAGCATTGGAATTTCGGAGTATTTGTACTTTGGGAAAGAGAAAGCCCTCCAAACCCTTTTAATAACGAGGAGCTACCTGCCAATTGAAGATTGGGCATCTATTTATTTAATAAACAAAGATATGCTAGGTAAAGAAGCTGTGGCCCTTTTAGAGGAACTCGCTTCTTGGGTTGTGGATATATCGGGTGAAGAGGAGTTTAAAGTCAACTTAAAGAAAAAGATTTAA
- the gltA gene encoding NADPH-dependent glutamate synthase: MMVKRKIIKERIPTPERPVEERLKGFMEVNLGYTFELAVQEAQRCLQCPYEYAPCIKGCPVHIDIPGFIAKLVEYKDEPDRAVKEALRVIWACNTLPATTGRVCPQEDQCEMNCVMGKVGDKVNIGKLERFVADYAREKGIDDELLGEMLPEIEKKEQRVAVIGAGPAGLTCAAELAKDGYHVTVFEALHKPGGVLVYGIPEFRLPNEVVEKELEKLKRLGVEIKVDHIVGKTVTIEELLNRYDAVFIGSGAGTPRLINAPGVNLNGIYTANEFLTRINLMNAYRFPEYDTPIKVGEKVIVIGAGNTAMDAARTARRLGAEVTIAYRRGEEDVTAREEEVEHAKEEGVKFEFFLNPIEFIGDESGRVKAVKFMKMRALEEKDAKGKRKIEPTGETVILEADTVVIAIGKTANRLIVNTPGLEVEGGVIKVDENLMTSIPGVFAGGDAIRGEATVILAMGDGRKAAKAIHEYLQKKAKESA; encoded by the coding sequence ATGATGGTGAAGAGAAAAATCATTAAGGAAAGAATCCCCACTCCTGAGAGGCCTGTTGAGGAGAGGCTTAAGGGCTTCATGGAAGTTAACCTTGGTTATACCTTCGAGTTAGCAGTCCAAGAAGCTCAAAGATGCCTCCAGTGCCCCTATGAATATGCTCCGTGTATCAAGGGCTGTCCGGTTCATATTGATATTCCAGGTTTTATAGCCAAGCTCGTTGAGTATAAAGATGAGCCGGATAGGGCCGTTAAAGAGGCTTTGAGAGTCATATGGGCGTGCAACACTTTACCGGCAACAACTGGTAGAGTTTGTCCCCAGGAAGACCAGTGTGAGATGAACTGTGTAATGGGTAAAGTGGGAGATAAGGTCAACATAGGCAAGCTTGAGCGCTTTGTGGCTGACTACGCGAGGGAAAAGGGCATAGACGATGAGCTCCTCGGTGAGATGCTTCCGGAGATTGAGAAGAAGGAGCAGAGAGTGGCCGTTATCGGTGCCGGGCCCGCTGGATTGACATGCGCTGCTGAGTTAGCTAAAGATGGCTACCACGTGACGGTCTTTGAGGCTCTTCACAAGCCGGGTGGGGTTCTCGTCTATGGAATCCCAGAGTTTAGGCTTCCAAATGAAGTGGTAGAAAAAGAGCTTGAGAAGCTCAAAAGGCTGGGTGTTGAAATTAAAGTGGACCACATCGTTGGAAAGACCGTCACAATAGAAGAGCTCCTCAATAGGTATGATGCTGTCTTCATAGGCTCCGGCGCTGGGACTCCAAGACTCATTAATGCTCCAGGTGTCAATTTAAACGGTATCTACACCGCAAATGAGTTCCTCACGAGGATCAACTTAATGAACGCCTACAGGTTCCCTGAATATGACACTCCAATCAAAGTTGGAGAGAAGGTAATCGTTATAGGGGCTGGTAACACTGCTATGGACGCTGCCAGAACAGCGAGAAGACTTGGTGCTGAGGTCACAATAGCTTACAGGCGTGGTGAGGAGGACGTTACGGCGAGGGAAGAAGAAGTGGAGCATGCCAAGGAGGAAGGTGTTAAATTTGAGTTCTTCCTTAACCCAATAGAATTCATAGGTGACGAGAGCGGCCGTGTTAAGGCAGTCAAGTTCATGAAGATGCGCGCCTTAGAGGAGAAGGATGCTAAGGGCAAGAGGAAGATAGAGCCGACGGGGGAAACAGTAATCTTGGAGGCTGATACAGTGGTCATAGCCATTGGAAAGACCGCTAACCGTTTGATAGTCAATACACCAGGCCTCGAAGTCGAGGGAGGCGTCATAAAGGTAGACGAAAACTTAATGACCTCAATCCCAGGCGTCTTCGCTGGAGGAGACGCTATAAGAGGGGAGGCAACCGTTATCTTGGCAATGGGGGACGGAAGAAAAGCGGCAAAGGCAATCCACGAATATCTCCAAAAGAAGGCGAAGGAAAGTGCTTGA
- a CDS encoding ABC transporter permease — MAELKKFLIRRILTFLPTLIGVTLIVFVIAYVIPADPARAWAGGEKASPEAIERIKEQYHLNDPWYDQYWFLVSGLAKNEIIDPRTSNPVMDDVGRRFPITFELALVAFFFVLIIGIPLGILSALKRNTWIDTVVRIFALLGVSTPVFWLGYILIFIFFVKFRVINLAGVPPAPSTQITHIPLIDALLTGEFTLFKQHIGRFWLPGFVLGFLGSGVVARFVRNSFLEALSSDYIGFLKAKGVPKLRVYRHALKNALVPIITVLGLQFGGLLAGAPITETVFGIPGMGRYAIQAIQNLDFPAVIAVTFIFALVYVTANLIVDILYAVIDPRVRY, encoded by the coding sequence TTGGCAGAATTGAAGAAGTTTTTAATTAGAAGAATTCTGACATTTTTGCCCACTCTGATCGGAGTTACCCTTATAGTTTTCGTAATTGCCTATGTAATTCCAGCAGACCCAGCAAGAGCTTGGGCAGGAGGAGAAAAAGCATCCCCAGAGGCAATAGAAAGAATAAAGGAGCAATACCATCTCAATGATCCATGGTATGACCAGTATTGGTTCCTAGTTTCAGGGCTTGCAAAGAATGAGATAATTGACCCAAGGACTTCAAATCCAGTCATGGACGATGTTGGCCGGCGTTTTCCAATAACGTTTGAGCTGGCTCTGGTGGCGTTTTTCTTTGTGCTGATAATTGGAATTCCATTGGGAATACTCTCCGCCCTTAAGAGAAATACGTGGATTGATACTGTTGTTAGAATATTCGCTCTGCTTGGAGTGTCCACGCCGGTATTTTGGCTCGGATATATATTGATATTCATATTCTTTGTCAAGTTTAGAGTTATAAATTTAGCCGGTGTTCCTCCAGCTCCGTCTACTCAAATAACCCACATCCCCTTAATAGATGCTCTGCTAACGGGAGAGTTCACACTATTTAAGCAACACATCGGAAGATTTTGGCTCCCAGGCTTCGTTTTAGGATTCCTCGGCTCAGGTGTCGTGGCGAGGTTCGTGAGGAACTCCTTCCTAGAGGCCTTAAGCAGTGATTACATAGGTTTCCTAAAAGCTAAAGGTGTTCCAAAGCTTAGAGTTTACAGACACGCTTTGAAAAACGCACTGGTTCCAATTATCACGGTATTAGGTTTACAATTCGGCGGTCTATTAGCCGGTGCACCAATTACCGAGACAGTCTTTGGAATTCCAGGAATGGGACGTTATGCCATTCAAGCAATTCAAAACCTCGACTTCCCAGCAGTTATAGCGGTGACATTCATATTCGCATTGGTCTATGTTACTGCTAATCTTATCGTAGATATCCTCTATGCAGTGATTGATCCAAGAGTGAGGTACTAG
- a CDS encoding Lrp/AsnC family transcriptional regulator: MVRAYVLLTVEIGKVEKVLEEVNAIPGVIKADAVTGPYDAIVHIEAADLGELTRKILHDIHNIDGVIDTTTAIVVELEEE; encoded by the coding sequence ATGGTTAGAGCGTATGTTTTGTTGACGGTAGAGATTGGAAAAGTTGAAAAAGTCCTTGAAGAGGTCAATGCAATACCAGGCGTAATAAAAGCTGATGCAGTGACAGGCCCTTATGATGCAATAGTTCACATTGAGGCCGCAGATTTGGGAGAACTGACCAGAAAAATCCTGCATGACATACACAACATCGACGGCGTTATAGACACAACAACAGCAATAGTGGTAGAATTGGAAGAGGAGTGA
- a CDS encoding tRNA (adenine-N1)-methyltransferase, with product MINEGDKVLLVDPRGKRYLLTVRDEEFHTDLGILKLGELIGMEFGQSIKTHKEKEFKVLKPSIVDFLAKMKRGPQTIHPKDAAQIVAHAGISPGDFIIEAGVGSGALTIFLANIVGKEGKIVSYEVREDFAKLAWRNIVWAGFDDRVEIKLKNIYDGIDEENVSHIILDLPQPENVLEHAIKALKPGGFFVAYTPCANQVIRFYAKLKEYKGHFSRPKTIECLVREQEVKENCFRPSTRMLAHTGYLTFMRKL from the coding sequence ATGATAAATGAAGGAGATAAGGTGCTTTTAGTTGATCCAAGGGGAAAGAGATACCTCTTAACTGTGAGAGATGAGGAATTCCACACTGATTTGGGAATACTTAAGCTCGGTGAGCTAATTGGGATGGAGTTTGGACAGAGCATAAAGACCCATAAAGAAAAAGAGTTTAAGGTTTTAAAGCCGAGTATAGTGGATTTTCTTGCTAAAATGAAGCGTGGTCCTCAAACAATTCACCCAAAGGATGCTGCACAAATAGTTGCGCACGCAGGGATTTCTCCCGGCGATTTTATTATTGAAGCTGGTGTTGGAAGTGGAGCTTTGACAATATTTCTAGCCAACATTGTTGGAAAAGAAGGAAAAATTGTAAGCTATGAAGTAAGGGAAGACTTTGCGAAGCTCGCTTGGAGGAATATAGTGTGGGCTGGCTTTGATGATAGGGTTGAGATAAAGCTGAAGAACATCTATGACGGCATAGATGAGGAAAATGTCAGCCACATAATCTTAGATTTGCCTCAGCCTGAAAATGTTTTAGAGCATGCTATTAAAGCTCTAAAGCCTGGAGGATTTTTCGTTGCATACACTCCCTGTGCAAACCAAGTAATCCGCTTTTACGCTAAGCTTAAGGAGTATAAAGGGCACTTTTCAAGGCCAAAGACTATAGAATGCTTGGTTAGAGAGCAGGAAGTTAAGGAAAATTGCTTTAGACCAAGCACGAGAATGCTTGCACATACTGGCTATTTAACATTTATGAGAAAACTCTGA
- a CDS encoding class I SAM-dependent methyltransferase, whose translation MRQVINNLKYKLQKANKMDSKDHEVSRVYRTKAQAKKAYDRISRFYDYFAGVFEKKYRNRALELLGIKKGEIVLEIGFGTGHCLKKMAELVGEEGKVYGIDISSGMLEVSKKRLEKAGLLDRVELYCGDASKLPYEDNKFDAVFMSFTLELFDTPEIPKVLNEIKRVLKPGGRLGIVSMSKEGGNVLLRLYEWLHEKLPQYVDCRPIYVEQSIRESGFEIKYKEEVKLFGLPGEIVIAVKLPKP comes from the coding sequence TTGAGACAAGTTATAAATAATTTAAAATACAAACTACAAAAGGCGAATAAAATGGATTCCAAAGATCATGAAGTGTCACGGGTATATAGAACCAAGGCTCAGGCAAAAAAAGCCTACGACAGGATAAGCCGATTTTACGATTATTTTGCAGGAGTTTTTGAGAAAAAATATAGAAATAGAGCGTTGGAGTTGCTGGGCATTAAAAAAGGAGAAATTGTGTTAGAGATTGGCTTTGGAACAGGACACTGTTTGAAGAAAATGGCTGAACTGGTGGGTGAAGAGGGAAAGGTTTACGGTATTGACATTTCTTCTGGGATGCTGGAAGTTAGTAAAAAGAGGCTTGAAAAAGCTGGGCTGTTGGATAGAGTCGAGCTGTACTGTGGAGATGCCTCAAAATTGCCCTATGAGGATAATAAATTTGATGCTGTTTTCATGAGCTTCACCCTTGAACTCTTTGACACACCGGAAATTCCGAAAGTTCTTAATGAAATTAAAAGGGTCTTAAAACCCGGTGGAAGGCTTGGAATTGTCAGCATGTCAAAAGAAGGTGGGAATGTTTTGCTGAGGCTTTATGAGTGGCTCCATGAAAAGCTTCCCCAATATGTTGACTGCAGACCTATCTATGTTGAACAATCAATAAGAGAGTCCGGATTCGAAATAAAGTACAAAGAAGAAGTGAAATTATTTGGGCTGCCGGGAGAGATCGTTATTGCTGTAAAGCTGCCTAAACCGTAA